In the Candidatus Hydrogenedentota bacterium genome, one interval contains:
- the trmD gene encoding tRNA (guanosine(37)-N1)-methyltransferase TrmD, producing the protein MRIDILSLFPELIEPALAVGVLGRAVNKGVLGVNVVNPRDFTTDRHHTVDDAPYGGGAGMVMKCEPIFAAVESLSPANTLEHVVLLSPRGRRLDQTVVHEMASWSDMVLICARYEGVDERVSELLVTDEISIGDYVLSGGETAALVVIEAVSRMLPGVVGNWESVETDSFYEGILGPPQYTRPPQFRGAAVPEVLLNGDHAAIARFRKEEAMRITRLRRPDLLTDIDKEKNKPADTGKNKKL; encoded by the coding sequence ATGAGGATAGATATCCTCTCATTATTTCCGGAATTGATTGAACCTGCCTTAGCCGTGGGCGTGCTGGGTCGTGCTGTCAATAAAGGCGTACTAGGTGTAAACGTAGTTAATCCTCGTGATTTCACTACCGATCGCCATCATACAGTGGACGATGCGCCTTATGGCGGCGGAGCAGGAATGGTCATGAAATGTGAACCAATCTTTGCTGCTGTGGAAAGCCTATCGCCAGCAAATACTTTGGAGCATGTTGTTTTGCTCTCGCCAAGAGGCAGACGCTTGGATCAAACCGTGGTACACGAAATGGCGTCGTGGTCAGATATGGTACTGATTTGTGCACGCTATGAAGGCGTGGACGAACGTGTTTCTGAACTCTTGGTGACCGATGAAATTTCCATTGGCGATTACGTTTTGAGCGGCGGTGAAACGGCTGCACTCGTAGTCATCGAAGCCGTGAGCCGCATGTTGCCGGGCGTCGTTGGAAATTGGGAATCTGTCGAAACCGATTCTTTTTATGAAGGTATTTTGGGACCGCCCCAGTATACAAGGCCGCCTCAGTTTCGCGGCGCGGCGGTACCGGAAGTGTTGTTAAATGGAGATCATGCCGCAATTGCGCGTTTTCGTAAGGAAGAGGCAATGCGGATTACGCGGCTGCGCCGTCCCGATCTCTTGACCGATATAGATAAAGAAAAAAATAAACCTGCCGACACCGGCAAAAACAAAAAGTTATAG
- the rplS gene encoding 50S ribosomal protein L19, with product MNAVQEYANKFCKAENEIPSFNIGDTVRVHFRIVEGEKERIQVYEGVVIGRKGKVSANATFTVRRVAFGEGVERVFPLHSPRIAKVEVVREGRARRAKLYYLRDRVGKAARVKARRRNA from the coding sequence ATGAACGCGGTACAAGAATATGCAAACAAATTTTGCAAAGCTGAAAATGAAATACCGTCTTTTAACATCGGCGATACAGTACGGGTTCATTTCCGCATCGTCGAAGGTGAAAAAGAACGAATCCAAGTATACGAAGGCGTCGTGATTGGCCGGAAAGGCAAGGTCAGCGCCAATGCCACCTTTACGGTACGCCGTGTCGCTTTTGGTGAGGGCGTTGAACGTGTGTTTCCGCTCCATTCTCCACGTATTGCCAAAGTGGAAGTCGTGCGTGAAGGCCGCGCCCGTCGTGCCAAATTGTACTATCTTAGAGATCGTGTTGGTAAAGCAGCCCGCGTCAAAGCGCGCCGCCGCAACGCCTAA
- a CDS encoding PLP-dependent aminotransferase family protein, with translation MNYRFSPYGRSATSPSPVNSMMADFAQDFRDDIDINLGVGYVNEATIPVAKICDAMTEVSGHPGVYRQAFNYGGPQGSPNLIQSLRHFYLSNGIGNISEEVLGQKEILIGPSGATSILAALADIFEPGIVITADPMYYIYCDYLERKGFQVLTVPEDDEGISVTALEEQLKALGATVRNLSFFYIVTVNNPSGVILSNTRKRALVEMARYWSALTGHAIPLFFDQAYEWLIHDPAVEKPESAMMMDKSGLVYEIATLSKILAPALRIGFMVGPSGPFMDAVAQKTSDIGFSAPLTNQEIAAALLRGGMAEQLARVNAGYREKAKKIEASLTQLLAPWLRKIRGGKGGFYFYLDLKGIRTDRRSPFFHFLSRTTGDPEIDGLKDNLNRRVIYIPGEFCVHPQGSQTEEGRYQLRLSYGYEDTERIIEALHIMREAIVYAESQGE, from the coding sequence ATGAATTACCGTTTTTCTCCTTATGGCCGTTCCGCTACTTCCCCTTCCCCGGTCAACAGTATGATGGCCGATTTCGCACAAGACTTCCGGGATGACATCGATATTAATCTTGGTGTTGGGTATGTCAATGAAGCAACCATTCCTGTTGCCAAGATTTGTGACGCCATGACAGAAGTGAGCGGCCATCCCGGTGTATATCGCCAAGCCTTCAACTACGGCGGCCCCCAAGGCTCTCCCAATCTCATCCAAAGTTTGCGGCACTTTTATTTGTCCAACGGTATTGGCAACATTTCTGAAGAAGTTCTCGGTCAAAAGGAAATTTTGATCGGGCCGAGCGGTGCCACCAGCATCCTTGCTGCCTTAGCAGATATTTTTGAGCCGGGCATTGTAATCACGGCCGATCCTATGTATTACATCTACTGCGACTATCTCGAGCGCAAAGGATTTCAAGTGCTCACTGTGCCTGAAGACGATGAGGGGATCTCTGTAACAGCCCTTGAAGAGCAACTCAAAGCCTTAGGCGCGACGGTACGAAACTTATCGTTCTTCTACATCGTTACGGTAAATAATCCCAGCGGCGTCATCCTATCCAACACGCGAAAACGCGCTTTGGTTGAAATGGCTCGCTATTGGTCCGCCTTGACAGGTCACGCCATTCCCCTATTTTTTGATCAAGCCTATGAATGGCTTATCCATGACCCGGCAGTTGAGAAACCGGAGTCTGCCATGATGATGGATAAAAGCGGCTTAGTCTATGAAATTGCGACTCTTTCCAAGATCCTTGCACCGGCGCTGCGTATCGGTTTTATGGTGGGGCCGTCGGGTCCCTTTATGGACGCTGTGGCACAAAAAACCAGCGATATAGGATTCAGTGCGCCGCTGACCAATCAAGAAATTGCTGCGGCACTGCTGCGCGGCGGTATGGCAGAGCAACTCGCCCGCGTCAATGCAGGCTATCGGGAGAAAGCGAAAAAGATTGAAGCATCGCTCACTCAACTTTTAGCGCCTTGGCTCCGAAAAATACGAGGCGGCAAGGGCGGCTTTTATTTCTACCTGGATTTAAAAGGCATTCGAACGGATCGCAGGTCTCCCTTCTTTCATTTTCTGTCAAGAACGACAGGGGATCCGGAAATTGACGGGTTGAAAGACAACCTGAATCGGCGTGTAATTTATATTCCGGGAGAGTTTTGCGTCCACCCTCAAGGCAGCCAAACTGAAGAAGGCCGCTATCAATTACGCCTCTCTTACGGCTATGAGGATACGGAAAGAATTATTGAGGCGCTGCATATTATGCGGGAAGCGATCGTATACGCGGAGTCACAGGGCGAATAA
- a CDS encoding aspartate/tyrosine/aromatic aminotransferase — MFETIQMEPPDSILGLTEAFQKELNPQKINLGVGIYKDEHGETPTLNSVKQAETQLLAANLPKNYFPIAGVPAFGNIVQQLVFSKEHPAIMQNRCRTAHTPGGTGALRVAADFLFRCFGAATVWMSTPTWANHPGIFAAAGHHVRYYPYYVDETKDIDFQRMQESLKEAKRGDVLLLHACCHNPCGVDLTLAHWAILAEMIKDRGLIAVADFAYQGFGDGLHEDAAGLRLLAEHVDELLVCSSFSKNFGLYQDRCGALTLTAGAAESTARAFSQVEKVIRSNYSNPPAHGALIVKTIMENIELRQLWEKEVTVMRNRINGIRALFVDTLKEVGVDQDFSFIKEQRGMFSFSGLSREQVSLLREKYAIYIVDNGRINVAGITEDNVKPLCLAIADVLKFPS; from the coding sequence ATGTTTGAAACCATTCAGATGGAGCCGCCCGATAGCATATTGGGATTAACCGAAGCTTTTCAAAAAGAATTGAATCCCCAAAAAATTAATCTTGGGGTTGGCATATATAAGGATGAACATGGCGAAACACCAACCCTGAATTCTGTAAAGCAGGCGGAAACACAACTCTTAGCCGCTAATTTACCAAAGAACTATTTTCCTATTGCCGGTGTGCCCGCTTTTGGGAACATTGTGCAACAACTTGTTTTTTCGAAAGAACATCCTGCCATCATGCAGAATCGTTGCCGCACTGCCCACACACCGGGCGGTACGGGCGCGTTGCGTGTTGCCGCCGATTTTTTATTTCGTTGCTTTGGCGCTGCAACGGTCTGGATGAGTACGCCAACGTGGGCGAATCATCCGGGCATTTTTGCCGCTGCCGGGCATCATGTAAGATACTACCCTTATTACGTAGATGAGACCAAAGATATTGATTTTCAAAGGATGCAGGAGAGCTTGAAAGAAGCGAAGAGAGGCGACGTGCTATTGTTGCATGCCTGCTGCCACAATCCCTGCGGCGTGGACTTGACCTTAGCGCACTGGGCGATTTTAGCGGAAATGATCAAGGATCGCGGTTTGATCGCAGTCGCTGATTTTGCCTACCAAGGCTTCGGAGACGGACTTCATGAGGATGCTGCCGGACTGCGGCTTTTGGCGGAGCATGTCGATGAACTCCTCGTATGCAGTTCTTTTTCCAAAAATTTTGGGTTATACCAAGATCGATGTGGTGCATTGACACTCACAGCGGGCGCCGCAGAAAGTACGGCCCGTGCTTTCAGTCAGGTAGAGAAAGTGATCCGTTCCAATTACTCCAATCCGCCAGCTCATGGCGCTTTAATCGTGAAGACTATCATGGAGAATATCGAACTGCGGCAGCTTTGGGAAAAAGAAGTGACCGTCATGCGAAACCGCATTAACGGGATACGTGCTTTGTTTGTGGACACCCTCAAAGAGGTTGGTGTAGATCAAGATTTTTCTTTCATAAAAGAGCAGCGCGGCATGTTTTCTTTCTCCGGATTGTCGCGAGAACAGGTGTCCTTGTTGCGTGAAAAATACGCCATTTATATTGTGGATAATGGCAGGATCAATGTGGCGGGAATCACCGAAGACAATGTGAAGCCTTTATGCCTTGCTATTGCTGATGTGCTGAAATTTCCTTCATAA